The Fibrobacterota bacterium DNA window TGAAGCGCAGGTCGATGGCCACCGGTTGGAACAAGGCGAAGAAATCCGCCACCCCGTGATCGATATCGATCTCCAGGTTGTTGATGGAGCGCTCATTGGCGAAGCACTTCTCCGCCAGGGTCTTGTCCTCCTCCAGGAGGGCTCGGGTCGCATAAGCCAGCGATTCCTGGGTCAGGCGCGTCATCTTCTCCAAGGTGGCCTTGAGATTGTTCAACTCTTTTTCAAAATGACGCTCCATTAATCCTCCATAGTGCGGTCGCCCGTCGAGTTCCGCAGGAACTCGGTAGGGCGGGCGCCTTTATCCGAACCTACCAGTTATATAATCTTCCGTTTGCTTTTCCTTGGGGGAGGTGAATATCCTCTCCGTGGCGTCGAATTCCACCACGGTGCCCATGTAAAAGAAAGCCGTGTAATCGCTGACCCGCGCCGCCTGCTGCATGTTGTGGGTGACGATGACTATGGTATAGGTGCTCTTCAGTTCGTAGATGAGTTCCTCGATCTTGGCGGTCGCGATGGGATCGAGGGCGCTGGCCGGCTCGTCCATCAGCAGCACCTCGGGCTCCACGGCCAGGGCGCGGGCGATGCACAGGCGCTGTTGTTGGCCGCCGGAAAGGGCCAAGGCGCTTTTCTTGAGTTCGTCCTTCACTTCGTCCCAGATGGCCGCCTTGCGCAGGCAGCTCTCCACGAGATCGTCCAGCCGGGCCTTATCGCGGATGCCGTGGATGCGCGGCCCGTAGGCGATATTGTCGTAGATGCTCTTCGGGAAGGGGTTGGACTTCTGGAAGATCATCCCCACCTTCTTGCGGAGCTGTACCTCGTCCACTTTCTTGTTGTAGACGTCCACGTTGTCCACGAATACCGAGCCTTCGATGCGCACGTTCTCGATGGTGTCGTTCATGCGGTTCAGGCTGCGCAGGAAGGTGGACTTGCCGCATCCCGAAGGCCCGATCAAGGCCGTGACCTTGTAGGCCTTCATGTCCAGGTTGATGCCCTTAAGGGCATGCTTGGAACCGTAATGCAGGTTCAGGTCCTTGGTGTAGAGCTTGGCGTAGGGCGATGCGGTTTCCATGTTGCTCCGGCAGTCTCGTGCCGATCCTGCCGGGTGCCATAAGCATCCGATAGGACCGACGCAGCTTTAAGTTATGCGAATACCCGGCGTTTGCGCAGGCGATACCTCAGAAAGATGGCGCTGAAATTAAGGGCGAAGGTGAGCAGCAACAGCACCAAGGTGGTGGCGTACTGGATGGGCATGGTCTTCTCCACGTCCGTGGACTGGGTGGTCATGATATAGAGGTGGTAGCCCAGTTCCATGAATTGATCGTTGAGGGCATGGGGCAGATGCGGCAGGAAGTAGGCGGCGCCGGTGAACAAGATGGGGGCCACTTCCCCCGCGCCCCGGGAGACGGCCAGGATGGCGCCGGTCAGGATGCCGCCCACGGAATTGGGGATGACCACCCGGCGGATGGTCTGCCATTTGGTGACGCCCAGGGCCAGGGAGGCCTCGCGCAAATCCTTGGGCACGGTTTTTATGGCCTCTTCCACGGAGACGATTACCACGGGCAGGGTCAAGAGCGCCATGGTCAGGGAGGCCCAGAGGATGTTCGGCTGCGCCCAGACCAACTTGCCGTCCGAGAACATCGCGTCCAGGCCCTTGCCGGTGAAGTTGACGAAGAAGCCCAGGCCGAAAAGCCCGAAGACGACGGCGGGGATGCCTGCCAGGGTATTGACGGCGAAGCGGATGAATTGCGCGAGCTTGGATCCCCTGGCGGTATATTCGCTCAGGTAGATGGCGGTGATGGTTCCCACGGGTACGCCCACCAAGGACATGATGACCACCAGCATGAAGGTGCCCACGATGGCGGGCATGATGCCGCCCTCGGTCATGCCCGCTTCCGGCGCATGGGTCAGGAAGGTCCAAGTGAGCTGTTGGTGGCCCCCCCAAACGATGGTCCCCATGATCCATAAAGACTCCCTATGGCCACGGCTTAGGCCCCTTTGAACTTTTTCATCAAGCGATTGCGCACGAAAAATTCGGCCACCGCATTAAGACTGAAGGAGATGACGAATAGGAGCGCGCCGACGAAGAACAGCACGCGATAATGGGTATCGCCGAAAACCACTTCAGCCATTTCGGCCCCGATAGTGGCGGAAAGGGTGCGTACCGGTTCGATGAAAGAGGGCGTCAGGAGCGCGGCGTTACCGGTGGCCATGAGCACGATCATGGTTTCGCCGAAGGCGCGGCCGAAGCCGAGGATGAGCGCGGCGAAGATGCCGGGCGTGGCCGAAGGCAAGATGACGAACAGGGCGGTCTCCCAGCGGGTGGCGCCCAAGGCCAGGCTGGCTTCCATCATCACCTTGGGCACGGCGGCCAAGGCGTCTTCCGATACGGTGTAGACGATGGGGATGACGGCCAGGGCCATGGCAACCCCGCCCACGAAGGCGTTCAGCCGGTATTGGTACCCGAACAGGTTCTGCAAAACCGAGGCCAGGATGACCAAGGCGAAGAATCCCACCACCACCGAGGGAAAGCCCGCCAGGATTTCGATGGCCGGCTTCATGCCTTCCTTGGCCCACTTGGGCGCGAACTGGGAAGTATAGAGTGCGGCGAAGATGCCGATGGGCCCGGCCAGGAGCAGGGCGATCAGGGTAACCTTGAGGCTACCCCAGAGAAGGGGCGGGATGCCGAATTTAGGCTCCAGGGAAACCGGCTGCCAGTCCTTGGCGACCAGGTCCGATGCCTTAAACGGCTTGACCTGCGTCTCCAGCTCGGGAGCCTCGGGGGTAGCGGGGGCGTTGGCATCCTCGCCATAGGTTTCTGATTGCCCTGTTGGTTCGATTTTCACGGCGGCCTGGACCTGGGCGTGGCCGGTGAACAAGGGGAGGGCTTCCTTGAATACGAAGACGAATATGAGGGTGATGAAAAGCAGGGAAACGAATGCGATGCCTTGGATGGACCGCTCGATGGCCATTTCACCCAGGCGCAAGGGCTTCTCCATGGTGAGAACCTTGCGGGAAGCGGTAGCGGCCGGCGCCTTCTCTTTAGAAGGGGAAGGCCCGGCAACCATCCCGTCGGCGGGTACGACGGGAGCGGCCCCGCTAGGGGTCTCGGACTGGGAATCGGAAGAGGCCGGGCTTTGGGACCCGGCCGGTGGCGGCGTGATCATGTAGTATCCTTTCGGGGAAGGCGGTTGCGCCTTCCCCTTCGCGGTCTTGATGTCGCCGCCCTTCTTCATCACTTGACCGGAAAGTACCCGACCTTGGTGACGATGTCTTGTCCTTCCGCGCCCAGGATCCAATCGATGTAATCCTTGAGGGCGCCGGTGGGACGGCTCTTGAGATACATGTACAGGTAACGGGACAACGGGTAGGTTCCATCCTTCACCGTCGCGGCGCTGGGAGCCACCCCGGGGGTGCCGGCGTCCTTCTTCACCTTGGCGAACTTGATG harbors:
- a CDS encoding phosphate ABC transporter ATP-binding protein, encoding METASPYAKLYTKDLNLHYGSKHALKGINLDMKAYKVTALIGPSGCGKSTFLRSLNRMNDTIENVRIEGSVFVDNVDVYNKKVDEVQLRKKVGMIFQKSNPFPKSIYDNIAYGPRIHGIRDKARLDDLVESCLRKAAIWDEVKDELKKSALALSGGQQQRLCIARALAVEPEVLLMDEPASALDPIATAKIEELIYELKSTYTIVIVTHNMQQAARVSDYTAFFYMGTVVEFDATERIFTSPKEKQTEDYITGRFG
- the pstA gene encoding phosphate ABC transporter permease PstA, coding for MGTIVWGGHQQLTWTFLTHAPEAGMTEGGIMPAIVGTFMLVVIMSLVGVPVGTITAIYLSEYTARGSKLAQFIRFAVNTLAGIPAVVFGLFGLGFFVNFTGKGLDAMFSDGKLVWAQPNILWASLTMALLTLPVVIVSVEEAIKTVPKDLREASLALGVTKWQTIRRVVIPNSVGGILTGAILAVSRGAGEVAPILFTGAAYFLPHLPHALNDQFMELGYHLYIMTTQSTDVEKTMPIQYATTLVLLLLTFALNFSAIFLRYRLRKRRVFA
- the pstC gene encoding phosphate ABC transporter permease subunit PstC, with protein sequence MVAGPSPSKEKAPAATASRKVLTMEKPLRLGEMAIERSIQGIAFVSLLFITLIFVFVFKEALPLFTGHAQVQAAVKIEPTGQSETYGEDANAPATPEAPELETQVKPFKASDLVAKDWQPVSLEPKFGIPPLLWGSLKVTLIALLLAGPIGIFAALYTSQFAPKWAKEGMKPAIEILAGFPSVVVGFFALVILASVLQNLFGYQYRLNAFVGGVAMALAVIPIVYTVSEDALAAVPKVMMEASLALGATRWETALFVILPSATPGIFAALILGFGRAFGETMIVLMATGNAALLTPSFIEPVRTLSATIGAEMAEVVFGDTHYRVLFFVGALLFVISFSLNAVAEFFVRNRLMKKFKGA